A single genomic interval of Streptomyces sp. 1222.5 harbors:
- a CDS encoding HAD family acid phosphatase gives MTRRPWARRISVTTVSVAALAAMAAPAEAATTSSTAGAAAKVDYATWQQDCQTVMNDALPYLKQRIAAAKPGEKQAIVFDIDNTTLETDFGFSFPQPANKPVLNVARYAQEHGVKLFFVTARPGIVYWPTEYNLEHDGYDVSGLYVRGLLDLFKDVAAYKTAQRVGIENQGYTIIANIGNSATDLSGGHAEKTYKLPDYNGQLS, from the coding sequence ATGACCAGACGCCCCTGGGCGCGCCGCATATCCGTGACCACCGTCTCCGTGGCCGCCCTGGCCGCGATGGCCGCCCCGGCCGAGGCCGCGACCACGAGCAGCACCGCCGGCGCTGCCGCCAAGGTCGACTACGCGACCTGGCAGCAGGACTGCCAGACCGTCATGAACGACGCCCTGCCCTACCTGAAGCAGCGCATCGCCGCCGCGAAGCCCGGCGAGAAGCAGGCGATCGTCTTCGACATCGACAACACCACGCTGGAGACCGACTTCGGCTTCAGCTTCCCGCAGCCGGCCAACAAGCCGGTGCTGAACGTCGCCCGCTACGCCCAGGAGCACGGCGTCAAGCTGTTCTTCGTGACCGCCCGGCCGGGCATCGTCTACTGGCCCACCGAGTACAACCTCGAACACGACGGCTACGACGTCTCCGGGCTCTACGTGCGCGGTCTCCTCGACCTCTTCAAGGACGTCGCCGCCTACAAGACCGCCCAGCGCGTCGGCATCGAGAACCAGGGCTACACGATCATCGCGAACATCGGCAACAGCGCCACCGACCTCTCGGGCGGCCACGCCGAGAAGACGTACAAACTGCCCGACTACAACGGCCAGTTGTCGTAG
- a CDS encoding ATP-dependent Clp protease ATP-binding subunit — protein MFERFTDRARRVVVLAQEEARMLNHNYIGTEHILLGLIHEGEGVAAKALESLGISLEAVRQQVEEIIGQGQQAPSGHIPFTPRAKKVLELSLREALQLGHNYIGTEHILLGLIREGEGVAAQVLVKLGADLNRVRQQVIQLLSGYQGKETATAGGPAEGTPSTSLVLDQFGRNLTQAARESKLDPVIGREKEIERVMQVLSRRTKNNPVLIGEPGVGKTAVVEGLAQAIVKGEVPETLKDKHLYTLDLGALVAGSRYRGDFEERLKKVLKEIRTRGDIILFIDELHTLVGAGAAEGAIDAASILKPMLARGELQTIGATTLDEYRKHLEKDAALERRFQPIQVAEPSLPHTIEILKGLRDRYEAHHRVSITDEALVQAATLADRYISDRFLPDKAIDLIDEAGSRMRIRRMTAPPDLREFDEKIAAVRRDKESAIDSQDFEKAASLRDKEKQLLAAKAKREKEWKAGDMDVVAEVDGELIAEVLATATGIPVFKLTEEESSRLLRMEDELHKRVIGQVDAVKALSKAIRRTRAGLKDPKRPGGSFIFAGPSGVGKTELSKALAEFLFGDEDALISLDMSEFSEKHTVSRLFGSPPGYVGYEEGGQLTEKVRRKPFSVVLFDEVEKAHPDIFNSLLQILEDGRLTDSQGRVVDFKNTVIIMTTNLGTRDISKGFNLGFAAAGDTKTNYERMKNKVSDELKQHFRPEFLNRVDDVVVFPQLTQEDILRIVDLMISKVDERLKDRDMGIELSQSAKELLAKKGYDPVLGARPLRRTIQREVEDTLSEKILFGELRPGHIVVVDTEGEGDTRTFTFRGEEKSALPDVPPIEQAAGGAGPNLNKDA, from the coding sequence ATGTTCGAGAGGTTCACCGACCGCGCGCGGCGGGTTGTCGTCCTGGCTCAGGAAGAAGCCCGGATGCTCAACCACAACTACATCGGCACCGAGCACATCCTCCTGGGTCTCATCCACGAGGGCGAAGGTGTCGCCGCTAAGGCCCTGGAGAGCCTCGGCATTTCGCTTGAGGCGGTCCGCCAGCAGGTGGAGGAGATCATCGGCCAGGGCCAGCAGGCCCCGTCCGGGCACATCCCCTTCACCCCCCGTGCCAAGAAGGTCCTGGAGCTGTCGCTCCGCGAGGCCCTTCAGCTGGGCCACAACTACATCGGCACGGAGCACATCCTGCTCGGCCTGATCCGTGAGGGCGAGGGCGTCGCCGCCCAGGTCCTGGTCAAGCTCGGCGCAGACCTCAACCGGGTGCGGCAGCAGGTCATCCAGCTGCTCTCCGGTTACCAGGGCAAGGAGACGGCCACCGCCGGCGGCCCGGCCGAGGGCACCCCCTCGACCTCCCTCGTCCTGGACCAGTTCGGCCGGAACCTCACCCAGGCTGCTCGTGAGTCCAAGCTCGACCCGGTCATCGGGCGCGAGAAGGAGATCGAGCGGGTCATGCAGGTGCTGTCCCGCCGTACCAAGAACAACCCGGTGCTGATCGGTGAGCCCGGCGTCGGCAAGACCGCCGTCGTCGAGGGTCTCGCCCAGGCCATCGTCAAGGGCGAGGTGCCCGAGACGCTCAAGGACAAGCACCTCTACACGCTGGACCTCGGCGCCCTGGTCGCCGGCTCCCGCTACCGCGGTGACTTCGAGGAGCGCCTGAAGAAGGTCCTCAAGGAGATCCGCACCCGCGGCGACATCATCCTGTTCATCGACGAGCTGCACACGCTGGTCGGTGCGGGTGCCGCCGAGGGCGCCATCGACGCGGCCTCCATCCTGAAGCCGATGCTGGCCCGCGGTGAGCTGCAGACCATCGGTGCGACCACGCTGGACGAGTACCGCAAGCACCTGGAGAAGGACGCGGCCCTCGAGCGCCGCTTCCAGCCCATCCAGGTCGCCGAGCCCTCCCTGCCGCACACGATCGAGATCCTCAAGGGTCTGCGCGACCGGTACGAGGCGCACCACCGCGTCTCCATCACGGACGAGGCGCTGGTCCAGGCCGCCACCCTGGCCGACCGGTACATCTCGGACCGCTTCCTGCCGGACAAGGCGATCGACCTGATCGACGAGGCCGGTTCCCGGATGCGCATCCGCCGGATGACCGCGCCGCCGGACCTCCGCGAGTTCGACGAGAAGATCGCCGCCGTCCGCCGGGACAAGGAGTCCGCGATCGACTCGCAGGACTTCGAGAAGGCCGCCTCCCTGCGCGACAAGGAGAAGCAGCTCCTGGCCGCCAAGGCCAAGCGGGAGAAGGAGTGGAAGGCCGGCGACATGGACGTCGTCGCCGAGGTCGACGGCGAGCTGATCGCCGAGGTCCTTGCGACGGCCACCGGCATCCCGGTCTTCAAGCTGACCGAGGAGGAGTCCTCCCGCCTGCTGCGCATGGAGGACGAGCTCCACAAGCGGGTCATCGGCCAGGTCGACGCCGTCAAGGCGCTGTCGAAGGCGATCCGCCGTACGCGTGCCGGTCTGAAGGACCCGAAGCGCCCCGGTGGCTCGTTCATCTTCGCCGGCCCGTCCGGTGTCGGTAAGACCGAGCTGTCCAAGGCGCTCGCCGAGTTCCTCTTCGGTGACGAGGACGCGTTGATCTCCCTCGACATGTCGGAGTTCAGCGAGAAGCACACGGTGTCGCGTCTCTTCGGTTCGCCCCCCGGATACGTGGGCTACGAAGAGGGCGGTCAGCTGACCGAGAAGGTCCGCCGCAAGCCGTTCTCCGTCGTCCTCTTCGACGAGGTCGAGAAGGCCCACCCGGACATCTTCAACTCGCTGCTGCAGATCCTGGAGGACGGTCGCCTGACCGACTCCCAGGGCCGGGTCGTGGACTTCAAGAACACGGTCATCATCATGACGACCAACCTCGGCACCCGGGACATCTCCAAGGGCTTCAACCTCGGCTTCGCCGCCGCGGGTGACACGAAGACCAACTACGAGCGCATGAAGAACAAGGTGTCGGACGAGCTCAAGCAGCACTTCCGCCCCGAGTTCCTCAACCGTGTCGACGACGTGGTCGTCTTCCCGCAGCTGACGCAGGAGGACATCCTGCGGATCGTCGACCTGATGATCAGCAAGGTGGACGAGCGCCTGAAGGACCGGGACATGGGCATCGAGCTCTCCCAGTCCGCCAAGGAGCTGCTGGCCAAGAAGGGCTACGACCCGGTGCTGGGTGCGCGTCCGCTGCGCCGCACGATCCAGCGCGAGGTCGAGGACACGCTCTCCGAGAAGATCCTCTTCGGCGAGCTGCGTCCCGGCCACATCGTGGTCGTGGACACCGAGGGCGAGGGCGATACCCGGACCTTCACCTTCCGCGGTGAGGAGAAGTCGGCGCTGCCCGACGTCCCGCCGATCGAGCAGGCGGCCGGCGGTGCCGGTCCGAACCTGAACAAGGACGCGTAA
- a CDS encoding BlaI/MecI/CopY family transcriptional regulator → MTRVWKWNRPVTVREVLEDLQQERSIAYTTVMTVLDNLHQKGWVRREAEGRAYRYEAVSTRAAYAAALMNDAWSQSDNPAAALVAFFGMMSEEQRHALRDAVRIVQGPEETQEAPEARQEENPGSAEDGTGR, encoded by the coding sequence ATGACGCGGGTGTGGAAGTGGAACCGCCCGGTGACCGTTCGAGAAGTCCTTGAAGACCTCCAGCAGGAACGCTCCATCGCGTACACCACCGTCATGACCGTTTTGGACAATCTCCATCAGAAGGGCTGGGTGCGCCGCGAGGCCGAAGGGCGGGCCTATCGATATGAGGCCGTCTCCACGCGGGCCGCGTACGCCGCCGCCCTGATGAACGACGCGTGGTCGCAGAGCGACAACCCGGCGGCCGCTCTCGTCGCCTTCTTCGGGATGATGAGCGAGGAACAGCGCCACGCCCTCAGGGACGCCGTACGGATCGTCCAGGGGCCGGAAGAAACCCAGGAAGCGCCCGAAGCGAGGCAAGAGGAGAACCCCGGCTCGGCCGAGGACGGCACCGGGCGATAG
- a CDS encoding M23 family metallopeptidase gives MFQRVTSRSSRTSSLRNRVAVVAAGIGATAVLGAGVASAAAPSAASWVDPVKKYTLSASFMQAGSHWVAKHSGQDFAVPTGTEVIAAHGGTVVKAGPNGAGDGPAYGNAVVIKHGNGTYSQYAHLSRIDVKVGQIVKTGQHIALSGSTGNSTGPHLHFEIRKTPNYGSAVDPVSFLRAQGVKV, from the coding sequence ATGTTCCAGCGCGTCACGTCCCGTTCTTCCCGTACGTCCTCGCTCCGCAACCGCGTGGCCGTCGTGGCTGCCGGCATCGGCGCCACGGCCGTCCTGGGGGCCGGGGTCGCGAGCGCCGCCGCGCCGTCCGCCGCCTCCTGGGTGGACCCGGTGAAGAAGTACACGCTCTCGGCCAGCTTCATGCAGGCGGGCAGCCACTGGGTCGCCAAGCACAGTGGCCAGGACTTCGCCGTGCCGACCGGCACCGAGGTCATCGCCGCGCACGGCGGCACCGTCGTCAAGGCCGGCCCCAACGGCGCCGGTGACGGCCCCGCGTACGGCAACGCCGTCGTCATCAAGCACGGAAACGGCACGTACTCGCAGTACGCCCACCTGTCCCGGATCGACGTCAAGGTCGGGCAGATCGTGAAGACCGGCCAGCACATCGCCCTGTCCGGCTCCACCGGCAACTCGACCGGTCCGCACCTGCACTTCGAGATCCGCAAGACCCCGAACTACGGCTCGGCCGTCGACCCGGTCTCCTTCCTGCGCGCCCAGGGCGTGAAGGTCTGA
- a CDS encoding TetR/AcrR family transcriptional regulator: MGGTMDGTKQQRRGNTRQRIQDVALELFAEQGYEKTSLREIAERLDVSKAALYYHFKTKEEIIVSLFEDLTKPILDLIEWGRRQPHTLATKQEIIRRYSQALAGAEPLFRFMQENQATVRELRIGDTFKDRMRGLRDILIDPEAELVDQVRSISAMFTLHAGMFVMQDLEGDSEKKREAVLEVALDLVTQAHERAHGKG; this comes from the coding sequence ATGGGCGGCACCATGGACGGCACCAAGCAGCAGCGCCGCGGAAACACCCGCCAGCGCATCCAGGACGTCGCACTCGAGCTCTTCGCCGAGCAGGGGTACGAGAAGACCTCCCTGCGCGAGATCGCCGAGCGCCTCGACGTCTCGAAGGCGGCTCTGTACTACCACTTCAAGACGAAGGAAGAGATCATCGTCAGCCTCTTCGAGGACCTGACGAAGCCGATCCTGGACCTGATCGAGTGGGGCAGACGGCAGCCGCACACGCTGGCGACCAAGCAGGAGATCATCCGCCGCTACAGCCAGGCACTCGCGGGGGCGGAACCGCTCTTCCGCTTCATGCAGGAGAACCAGGCGACGGTACGGGAACTGCGCATCGGCGACACCTTCAAGGACCGGATGCGCGGCCTGCGGGACATCCTGATCGACCCCGAGGCCGAACTCGTGGACCAGGTGCGGTCCATCAGCGCGATGTTCACGCTGCACGCCGGGATGTTCGTGATGCAGGACCTCGAAGGCGACTCCGAGAAAAAGCGCGAGGCCGTTCTCGAAGTCGCCCTGGACCTCGTCACGCAGGCGCACGAGCGCGCCCACGGCAAGGGTTAG
- a CDS encoding SCO3374 family protein, translating into MAGLARTIHTLPFPRGPLDGGPEPLPAQVSEPADPGTRARLWYENDLGWATVPGRPLRLRTGVRFDVLDVPAEAGAGALRHLAPDSPVALRGDRMGLLVAAGSAEELPGLLDWLEWSAVALDLRALGAGDSMAAPLAPTALMTALRGGSVQGAAVWLRPPGPGREVEASLPALSAVGREGSAPDLVRLVDTVAAQCHRIRLRRACAGPPARRRGRP; encoded by the coding sequence ATGGCTGGCTTGGCCCGCACGATCCATACGCTCCCCTTTCCCCGGGGGCCCCTCGACGGGGGGCCGGAACCGCTCCCGGCCCAGGTGTCCGAGCCGGCCGACCCGGGAACCCGGGCCCGGCTCTGGTACGAGAACGATCTGGGGTGGGCGACAGTGCCCGGGCGGCCGCTGCGGCTGCGCACCGGGGTGCGGTTCGACGTGCTGGACGTTCCGGCCGAGGCGGGCGCGGGCGCGCTCCGGCATCTCGCTCCGGACTCACCGGTGGCCCTGCGCGGGGACCGGATGGGGCTGCTGGTGGCCGCGGGCAGCGCCGAGGAGCTGCCGGGGCTGCTGGACTGGCTGGAGTGGAGCGCTGTCGCTCTCGACCTGCGAGCCCTGGGGGCGGGCGACTCGATGGCGGCCCCCCTGGCGCCGACCGCGCTCATGACCGCCCTGCGGGGTGGTTCCGTGCAGGGGGCCGCCGTGTGGCTGCGGCCCCCCGGGCCGGGGCGCGAAGTCGAGGCCTCGCTGCCGGCTCTGTCGGCCGTGGGGCGCGAGGGGAGCGCCCCCGATCTCGTACGACTGGTGGACACGGTGGCAGCGCAATGTCACCGGATCCGGCTGCGGCGCGCATGCGCCGGACCGCCCGCTCGCCGGCGAGGCCGGCCCTAG
- a CDS encoding amino-acid N-acetyltransferase, with translation MSAERPEVSAKAITVRRARTSDVPAVRDLLDAYVRGRILLDKATVTLYEDIQEFWVAERDDNAEVVGCGALHVMWEDLAEVRTLAVKPGLKGAGVGHRLLQKLVETARWLGVRRVFCLTFEVDFFGKHGFVEIGETPVDTDVYAELLRSYDEGVAEFLGLERVKPNTLGNSRMLLHL, from the coding sequence ATGTCCGCAGAGCGTCCCGAAGTCTCCGCAAAAGCCATCACCGTCCGGCGGGCCAGGACCAGCGATGTCCCGGCCGTACGCGACCTCCTCGACGCCTACGTCCGCGGTCGCATCCTGCTCGACAAAGCCACGGTCACCCTTTACGAGGACATCCAGGAGTTCTGGGTCGCGGAACGCGACGACAACGCCGAGGTGGTCGGCTGCGGGGCGCTGCACGTCATGTGGGAGGACCTGGCGGAAGTCCGCACTCTGGCCGTGAAGCCCGGCCTCAAGGGCGCCGGCGTCGGCCACCGGTTGCTGCAGAAGTTGGTGGAGACCGCCCGCTGGCTCGGCGTTCGCCGGGTTTTCTGCCTGACCTTCGAAGTCGACTTCTTCGGGAAGCACGGCTTCGTCGAGATCGGCGAGACACCGGTCGACACCGATGTGTACGCGGAGCTGTTGCGTTCCTATGACGAGGGCGTCGCGGAGTTCCTCGGTCTCGAACGAGTGAAACCGAACACCTTGGGCAACAGCCGGATGCTTCTGCATCTGTGA
- a CDS encoding Lsr2 family protein translates to MAQKVQVLLVDDLDGGEADETVTFALDGKTYEIDLTTANADKLRGLLDPYVKGGRRTGGRASGGRGKARAASGGNQDTAAIRAWAKENGFEVNDRGRVPASIREAYEKANG, encoded by the coding sequence GTGGCACAGAAGGTTCAGGTCCTTCTTGTCGACGACCTCGACGGCGGCGAGGCGGACGAGACCGTGACGTTCGCGCTGGACGGCAAGACCTACGAGATCGACCTCACGACCGCCAATGCGGACAAGCTGCGCGGCCTTCTCGACCCGTATGTGAAGGGTGGCCGTCGTACCGGTGGCCGTGCTTCCGGAGGCCGCGGAAAGGCCCGTGCCGCTTCCGGTGGCAACCAGGACACCGCGGCGATCCGCGCCTGGGCCAAGGAGAACGGTTTCGAGGTCAACGACCGGGGCCGTGTTCCCGCGTCCATCCGCGAGGCCTACGAGAAGGCCAACGGCTGA